The proteins below come from a single Treponema phagedenis genomic window:
- a CDS encoding nitronate monooxygenase — protein MKTKLTVNFGIQYPIVQGAMVYIADSKLAAAVSNAGGLGTIATGGQNVQWIEAEITKAKALTDKPFSVNVVLMEDDKEEKIDAVIRQKPFAVTLGAGNPRPYIEKIKNAGIKVITVVPSLRLAKRMEESGADAVVIEGMEAGGHIGTQTTMVLMAQVIPHISIPVIVAGGFASGNSVAAALLMGAAGVQMGTRFFASTECIAHQNAKQALVDAGDDATQITGYLARHMVRGIKNEFTEEYLKKESEGASAEELEKFVIGTSRKGAIDGDRHWGMVHAGQIASIIDKVEPADTIMQKIMAETVKTLQHAQALLNS, from the coding sequence ATGAAAACAAAACTGACTGTTAATTTCGGAATTCAATATCCGATTGTGCAGGGCGCTATGGTATATATTGCGGATTCAAAATTGGCTGCCGCCGTTTCAAATGCGGGCGGGCTTGGAACAATCGCTACCGGCGGACAAAATGTGCAATGGATTGAAGCCGAGATCACAAAGGCAAAAGCATTAACCGATAAACCGTTTTCGGTTAATGTGGTGCTTATGGAAGATGACAAGGAAGAAAAAATCGATGCGGTTATCAGGCAAAAGCCTTTTGCGGTAACACTCGGTGCGGGAAATCCGCGGCCTTATATCGAAAAAATTAAAAACGCGGGGATCAAAGTAATAACAGTTGTGCCCTCGCTTAGACTGGCAAAACGGATGGAAGAAAGCGGTGCGGATGCCGTTGTCATCGAGGGAATGGAGGCAGGCGGACATATCGGCACCCAAACAACAATGGTTTTGATGGCGCAGGTTATTCCGCATATAAGTATTCCGGTTATTGTTGCCGGCGGTTTTGCAAGCGGGAACAGCGTGGCTGCCGCCCTTTTAATGGGAGCCGCAGGCGTGCAGATGGGAACACGGTTTTTTGCTTCAACCGAGTGCATAGCGCACCAGAATGCAAAACAGGCACTGGTTGACGCAGGCGATGATGCAACCCAAATTACCGGATATCTTGCACGGCATATGGTACGCGGAATTAAAAATGAGTTTACCGAAGAATACCTGAAAAAGGAAAGCGAGGGAGCTTCCGCTGAAGAGCTTGAAAAATTTGTAATCGGCACAAGCAGAAAAGGCGCCATTGACGGAGATAGGCACTGGGGCATGGTACACGCAGGGCAAATTGCTTCAATTATTGATAAAGTAGAGCCGGCTGATACAATAATGCAAAAAATTATGGCGGAAACCGTCAAGACGCTGCAACATGCGCAAGCCTTGTTAAACAGCTAA
- a CDS encoding MraY family glycosyltransferase, with the protein MGVIIGFTVTIVLSICIKYYKVPYISNIWFLVGAGILIFWMGVWDDIKPWKAKYKLAVQCTAAIIVLAGNFKFTFISFSPFSSYLKLGWFAYPFTFIWIIGIINAINLIDGIDGLSGSITFLSLLMYTVLFYFYDNKITSFFCLILMCSIAGFLVFNLPFPRAKIFLGDGGSQFLGFTFGVLPLMKTTSSIEAITFPYTFVLLSIPILDTFAAIWRRAREHKPLGTPDKLHIHHKLMLLGFSSRETLVILICIQLFLTILVTVASVLRGIIAFVLLLLAFSTVILFFTFIHYAKERKLQLLQESEDNPENI; encoded by the coding sequence TTGGGGGTTATAATAGGTTTTACTGTAACAATTGTTTTATCAATATGTATAAAATATTATAAAGTCCCTTATATCAGTAATATTTGGTTTTTAGTCGGAGCAGGAATTCTTATTTTTTGGATGGGGGTTTGGGATGATATCAAACCTTGGAAAGCAAAATATAAACTTGCCGTTCAATGCACTGCGGCAATCATTGTCCTTGCAGGTAATTTTAAATTCACCTTCATTTCTTTTTCACCTTTTTCTTCATATTTAAAACTTGGATGGTTTGCGTATCCTTTTACCTTCATCTGGATTATTGGAATAATTAATGCGATAAATTTAATTGACGGAATAGACGGCTTAAGCGGAAGTATTACCTTTCTTTCCTTGCTTATGTATACGGTTTTATTTTATTTTTATGATAACAAAATAACTTCTTTTTTCTGTCTTATTTTAATGTGTTCTATTGCAGGTTTTTTAGTATTTAATTTGCCGTTTCCAAGAGCAAAAATTTTTTTGGGTGATGGAGGAAGTCAATTTTTAGGCTTCACATTTGGAGTGCTGCCTCTTATGAAAACAACGTCAAGCATTGAAGCGATAACGTTCCCGTATACATTTGTTCTATTATCAATTCCGATTTTAGATACTTTTGCCGCTATTTGGAGAAGAGCAAGAGAGCACAAGCCGCTTGGAACACCGGATAAATTGCATATTCATCATAAACTCATGCTTTTGGGATTTTCCTCCCGAGAAACGCTGGTAATTCTTATTTGTATCCAATTATTTCTTACGATTTTAGTTACTGTTGCCTCTGTTTTAAGAGGTATTATTGCCTTTGTTCTGCTTCTTCTTGCATTTTCTACAGTCATCCTCTTTTTTACTTTTATCCATTATGCAAAGGAGCGAAAATTACAACTTTTGCAAGAATCCGAAGATAATCCTGAAAATATTTAA
- a CDS encoding DUF362 domain-containing protein, producing MAYKISEECINCGACKSECPVNAISEQTDMHVIDAGLCISCGACAEVCPAQAISEE from the coding sequence ATGGCGTACAAAATTTCAGAAGAATGCATTAACTGCGGCGCATGCAAAAGCGAGTGCCCGGTAAATGCAATCAGCGAGCAGACAGACATGCATGTTATTGATGCAGGGCTTTGCATTAGTTGCGGAGCGTGTGCAGAAGTTTGTCCTGCGCAAGCAATTTCGGAAGAGTAA
- a CDS encoding LysM peptidoglycan-binding domain-containing M23 family metallopeptidase, whose amino-acid sequence MRLPARYVFFLFFLNISFSFAQSPYPKINSLEMKDIGFQQYSDDVRKARMALAEGKKGRELPISFYAYVAKKNDTIIRIAARCSIPYDSIVSLNRIESVSMDIEGKTLILPSVPGLYVAEKPGTPIENLLAALSKKINAPSFLLPLPNPDNFKEKIKFLCIPNAIFDGTVRIFFLKPFYRFPLDKGILTSGFGNRPSPFTGKPSYHAGIDLAAPMGSPVYACAAGEIKKIATNNIYGKHIILKHIDGRESLYGHLSAVEVQLHQKVKSGKIIGKVGMTGMSTGPHLHFEVHEHGVPKNPATFIQKR is encoded by the coding sequence ATGAGACTGCCTGCGCGATACGTTTTTTTTCTGTTTTTTTTAAATATTTCCTTTTCTTTTGCTCAATCTCCGTATCCTAAAATAAATTCATTGGAAATGAAAGATATCGGTTTTCAGCAATACAGCGATGATGTTCGCAAAGCACGCATGGCGCTTGCCGAAGGCAAAAAAGGAAGAGAGCTTCCAATCAGTTTTTATGCCTATGTTGCTAAAAAAAATGATACAATTATCCGTATTGCGGCTCGGTGTAGCATTCCGTATGATTCTATCGTGAGTTTAAATAGGATTGAATCGGTATCAATGGATATCGAAGGAAAAACATTGATTTTGCCCTCTGTTCCGGGTTTGTATGTTGCCGAAAAGCCGGGTACGCCGATAGAAAACCTCCTTGCGGCATTGAGTAAAAAAATTAACGCTCCCTCGTTCTTATTGCCCTTACCGAACCCTGATAATTTTAAAGAAAAAATCAAATTTCTTTGTATCCCGAATGCTATTTTTGACGGAACGGTGCGCATCTTTTTTCTAAAACCGTTTTATCGTTTTCCGCTTGATAAAGGTATTTTAACTTCCGGTTTTGGCAATAGACCGAGTCCGTTTACCGGAAAACCGAGTTATCATGCGGGAATTGATCTTGCAGCTCCCATGGGCTCCCCGGTATATGCTTGTGCCGCCGGAGAAATAAAAAAGATCGCAACAAATAATATTTACGGCAAACATATCATACTAAAGCATATTGATGGCAGGGAAAGTCTGTACGGACATTTAAGCGCGGTTGAGGTGCAGTTGCATCAAAAGGTCAAATCTGGTAAAATAATCGGTAAGGTTGGTATGACGGGGATGTCGACGGGGCCTCATCTTCATTTTGAAGTGCATGAGCACGGAGTTCCAAAAAATCCTGCAACTTTTATTCAAAAACGTTAG
- a CDS encoding DUF4397 domain-containing protein, whose protein sequence is MNKKKFLCTITLFFFYISLFATEKIKTESLRIVSFPAGDFQIKTLNFHCNEALAIKTEGENRFLRGFEIEIKYNTAAKYVNDIIYEIYTDLKPPLSEKETNYHATRLFSDSLREGVSTVFYIPLIEEKNKKNAPSVKQVPFFPSEQQVFLLKCTAKTPLKNIEKINVSIKIKPMYKNEGGLKLQFEYPDKIEKPLSVQINDEYLYNFKELTILPPGEYKLVVSSNDYRSEILTCTVEKAKIAEVCIALKSIIPLVTIHASEEVQVFIDKTEVTDFTTPHKITTGKHTVTFKAAGYTIMREIVAEEGKTYTISVLLDAVIIEE, encoded by the coding sequence ATGAATAAAAAGAAATTTCTTTGTACAATTACTCTTTTTTTCTTTTATATATCTTTATTTGCAACGGAGAAGATAAAGACTGAATCGCTGCGAATTGTAAGCTTTCCTGCCGGTGATTTTCAAATAAAAACCTTGAATTTCCATTGTAATGAAGCTCTGGCAATTAAAACAGAGGGAGAAAATCGCTTTTTACGCGGCTTTGAAATAGAAATAAAATATAATACGGCAGCAAAATATGTAAATGATATTATTTACGAAATATATACGGATTTAAAGCCCCCACTCTCTGAAAAAGAGACAAATTATCACGCAACGCGCCTTTTTTCCGATTCTTTGCGTGAAGGTGTTTCTACCGTGTTTTATATTCCGCTCATTGAAGAAAAAAACAAAAAGAATGCTCCTTCTGTAAAGCAAGTGCCTTTTTTCCCTTCAGAACAGCAAGTATTTTTGCTTAAATGTACAGCAAAAACTCCTCTTAAAAATATTGAAAAAATAAACGTTTCTATAAAAATAAAGCCGATGTATAAAAATGAGGGGGGCTTAAAACTTCAATTTGAATATCCGGACAAAATAGAAAAACCGCTCAGTGTTCAAATAAATGATGAATATCTTTATAATTTTAAAGAGCTTACGATTCTTCCTCCGGGTGAATATAAACTGGTAGTAAGTTCAAATGATTATCGATCGGAAATTCTTACTTGTACGGTTGAAAAAGCAAAAATTGCCGAAGTCTGTATTGCGTTAAAATCAATTATTCCTCTTGTAACTATCCATGCATCCGAAGAGGTGCAGGTTTTTATAGATAAGACGGAGGTAACGGACTTTACAACTCCGCATAAAATCACTACAGGAAAACATACCGTCACGTTTAAAGCTGCAGGTTATACTATTATGCGTGAAATAGTGGCGGAGGAAGGAAAAACGTATACTATTTCCGTATTACTTGATGCAGTGATTATTGAAGAATAA
- a CDS encoding penicillin-binding protein 1A encodes MRGKVIFIYLFFLFAILISGSALLGYLLASTVNIKQSERFTDFNPVLPTRILDIRGDLITEFSSDEKREIIKFEQISPYLIAALLTREDRTFYSHKGYNLKAIFRAAIGILTDRSLGGGSTLTQQIAGLLYCDRTDQSIKRKVKELWWALQMERRYSKDEIMELYLNKVYFGGGTYGVNAASRFYFGHPVQEITPAEAAILVILLSNPAYYNPFEYPNRARERQAYILSEMTKLGYISREEQEESYNEYWANFDYTRTTSSAYFNREDKAPWFSEYVRRQLDNMMYGTMNLYEDGYTVYTTCDLRHQTVAEKQVTDYIDIANQRVRSSSSTSFAQGQTYSNITALLSLTFNLPQLRVGAKQVQIKSTAYYRNKLNPLVDMMALICGMDSLKIASNKGSLKMQENLAKRTVEGTLISLENETGYITALVGGSKYSASNQMIRAIQGYLQPGSAYKPLLYSAAIDTKRITPATQLEDVPQVFGTTDIPYIPNNYGGRWRGTVLTWRALAQSLNIPAIKILDTIGFDAVINRSAALLGITDRAEIERVFPKVYPLALGVIAIRPVQLARAFAIFGNQGQEVTPIAIRTIEDRSGNIVLDPEKELRIQQRKKGNATQIISPQNAYIMTSMLKKTLTIGTLTASTQSTRKFMYKDANTGRYFTMPVAGKTGTTQNWTDAWSVGYSPYYTALVWFGFDRGGLSLGLNNTGAALAGPPWANFMQAIHEGKPYKDFIRPETGIVSVSVCSKSGKLPSEYCTDAIDTLYFLSGTQPTSYCTYHESSKRLEDLAKERLRKSSYTTGTIPTDINEGGVFLDPRIFEDPTPSTKRKPKNYFNEFDEEIEDEDSLPIFEDMEEPEIENTPSEIESNINNIPPIGVEQTLMNDKEKEPPAADTQDDKKKKSTETSGDNQNPWL; translated from the coding sequence ATGCGCGGTAAGGTAATTTTTATTTATCTTTTTTTTCTTTTTGCAATTTTAATCAGCGGTTCCGCTTTGCTCGGGTATTTACTTGCATCTACGGTGAATATAAAACAAAGCGAACGGTTTACGGATTTTAATCCTGTTTTACCGACACGAATTCTTGATATTCGCGGGGATCTGATAACCGAATTTTCCTCCGACGAAAAAAGGGAAATAATTAAATTTGAACAGATTTCTCCTTATCTTATTGCCGCCTTACTTACCAGAGAAGACAGAACGTTTTATTCGCATAAAGGATATAATCTTAAAGCTATTTTTAGGGCTGCAATAGGTATCTTGACTGATCGCTCTCTCGGCGGCGGCAGTACGCTTACCCAACAAATTGCCGGTCTTTTATACTGCGATCGAACCGATCAAAGTATTAAACGAAAAGTAAAAGAACTTTGGTGGGCTTTGCAGATGGAGCGAAGATACTCCAAAGATGAGATCATGGAGTTGTATTTAAACAAGGTTTATTTCGGCGGTGGCACTTACGGAGTAAATGCGGCTTCGCGATTTTATTTTGGACATCCCGTCCAAGAGATAACACCTGCTGAGGCGGCAATTTTGGTAATTTTGCTTTCCAATCCTGCATATTATAATCCTTTTGAATACCCTAATCGCGCTCGAGAGCGTCAGGCCTATATTTTAAGTGAAATGACAAAGCTCGGATATATTTCGCGCGAAGAACAGGAAGAGTCATATAATGAGTACTGGGCAAATTTTGATTATACGAGGACAACATCTTCCGCTTATTTTAATCGGGAAGATAAGGCTCCGTGGTTTTCAGAATATGTTCGTAGGCAACTTGATAACATGATGTACGGTACTATGAATCTGTATGAAGACGGATATACGGTTTATACAACCTGTGATCTTCGGCATCAGACAGTGGCGGAAAAACAAGTTACCGATTATATCGACATAGCCAATCAAAGGGTGCGAAGTTCTTCTTCAACAAGTTTTGCACAAGGGCAAACGTATAGTAATATTACCGCACTTCTTTCTTTAACTTTTAACTTACCGCAATTACGAGTAGGTGCTAAGCAAGTACAAATAAAAAGCACCGCGTACTATCGCAATAAACTTAATCCTCTTGTGGATATGATGGCTTTAATTTGCGGGATGGATTCTTTAAAGATAGCCTCAAATAAGGGAAGCCTTAAAATGCAGGAAAATCTTGCAAAACGAACGGTTGAAGGTACGCTAATTTCTCTTGAAAATGAAACAGGCTATATCACCGCCCTGGTAGGAGGAAGCAAATACAGCGCGTCAAATCAGATGATTCGAGCGATTCAAGGTTATCTGCAGCCCGGTAGTGCATATAAGCCATTATTATACTCTGCGGCAATTGATACAAAGCGAATAACCCCCGCAACTCAACTTGAAGACGTACCGCAGGTTTTCGGTACTACGGATATTCCGTATATTCCCAATAACTATGGAGGCAGGTGGCGAGGTACTGTATTGACATGGCGTGCGTTAGCGCAATCGCTTAATATCCCCGCAATAAAAATACTTGACACAATCGGCTTTGATGCGGTGATTAACCGCTCTGCCGCACTTTTAGGTATCACGGATAGAGCGGAGATTGAGCGGGTTTTTCCAAAAGTATATCCGCTGGCGCTGGGCGTTATAGCTATTCGTCCTGTTCAGCTTGCCAGAGCTTTTGCAATTTTCGGAAATCAGGGGCAAGAGGTTACTCCGATTGCGATACGCACGATTGAGGATCGGTCGGGCAATATTGTTTTAGATCCCGAAAAAGAGCTGCGTATCCAACAACGAAAAAAGGGAAATGCGACTCAGATTATAAGTCCGCAAAATGCGTATATCATGACTTCAATGCTAAAAAAAACGCTTACCATCGGAACTTTGACCGCTTCAACTCAAAGCACGCGAAAATTTATGTACAAGGATGCAAATACGGGAAGATATTTTACCATGCCGGTTGCGGGAAAAACGGGCACCACGCAGAACTGGACGGATGCCTGGTCGGTCGGTTACTCTCCGTATTATACCGCACTTGTTTGGTTCGGCTTTGATCGGGGCGGTTTATCGCTTGGATTAAATAATACGGGAGCCGCTTTGGCAGGTCCCCCTTGGGCAAATTTTATGCAGGCAATACATGAGGGAAAGCCGTATAAAGATTTTATCAGACCGGAAACAGGCATTGTATCCGTATCGGTTTGCTCAAAATCGGGAAAGCTCCCTTCGGAGTATTGTACGGATGCGATTGATACGCTTTATTTTTTGTCCGGCACACAACCGACAAGCTATTGTACTTATCATGAGAGCAGCAAACGGTTGGAAGATCTTGCAAAAGAGCGTTTAAGGAAAAGCAGCTATACAACAGGTACCATACCGACAGATATTAATGAGGGCGGTGTTTTCCTTGATCCGAGAATTTTTGAGGATCCTACGCCGAGTACCAAAAGAAAGCCTAAAAACTATTTTAATGAATTTGATGAAGAAATAGAAGATGAAGACAGTCTTCCTATATTTGAAGATATGGAAGAGCCTGAAATAGAGAACACTCCTTCGGAAATAGAATCCAATATCAATAATATACCTCCTATCGGCGTGGAACAAACTCTTATGAACGATAAAGAAAAAGAACCTCCTGCGGCAGATACACAGGATGATAAAAAGAAAAAAAGTACTGAAACTTCTGGTGATAATCAGAATCCCTGGTTGTAA
- a CDS encoding ankyrin repeat domain-containing protein yields MRVAIFFDKPKEETASAIKKIISDKNCDVVEYCVEDVWDENKCKNPISLLHEVTHILFIYSIDPVTDAAFIFFSGFASGKGIQIFLLQSGGTVSIPKNCSHLVAILTVNTFEQYFIAEQKRFTELEKKQRARFALLEKGYPCFDANFIAAVIDGDAEIISLFLEAGFNASLRDACGTPVLSLAVRNSQQDAVALLITQGANVDLTADDRQYSALMDAAQLGNTAIAKILLEAGANPDVKSKDGQTALVLAVGKGDLPMIKILAKYKANPSISDNLGLSALGYAKLFQNKEIISLLESIQQ; encoded by the coding sequence ATGAGGGTTGCTATTTTTTTTGATAAGCCAAAAGAAGAGACCGCTTCGGCAATTAAAAAAATTATTTCCGATAAAAACTGTGATGTAGTTGAATATTGTGTAGAAGATGTGTGGGATGAAAATAAATGCAAAAATCCCATTAGTCTTTTGCATGAAGTTACTCATATTCTTTTTATTTATTCGATTGATCCGGTAACAGATGCGGCTTTTATTTTCTTTTCAGGATTTGCCTCGGGGAAGGGAATTCAGATCTTTCTTTTACAATCGGGAGGCACTGTTTCCATACCGAAAAATTGTAGTCATCTTGTAGCAATTTTGACTGTTAATACATTTGAGCAATATTTTATAGCCGAGCAAAAACGTTTTACCGAACTTGAAAAAAAGCAAAGAGCGCGTTTTGCCCTTTTGGAGAAAGGCTATCCCTGTTTTGATGCTAATTTTATTGCTGCAGTGATAGACGGGGATGCGGAAATTATCTCTCTTTTTTTGGAAGCGGGATTTAATGCTTCATTGCGGGATGCATGCGGTACTCCCGTACTTTCGCTTGCGGTAAGGAATTCCCAACAGGATGCCGTAGCGCTTTTGATTACTCAAGGCGCAAATGTGGATCTTACCGCAGATGACAGACAGTATTCAGCTTTGATGGATGCTGCTCAACTCGGTAATACCGCTATTGCGAAAATTCTTCTGGAGGCCGGAGCAAATCCCGATGTTAAAAGTAAGGACGGGCAAACAGCCCTCGTGCTTGCGGTGGGAAAAGGGGATCTTCCAATGATAAAAATTCTTGCGAAATATAAAGCGAACCCTTCAATTTCCGATAACCTCGGTTTATCAGCACTCGGTTATGCAAAGCTTTTTCAAAATAAAGAAATAATCAGCTTGCTTGAAAGCATACAACAATAA
- a CDS encoding polysaccharide deacetylase family protein, whose protein sequence is MKHAMRYFSLLTVFFSCCFFVSALTSFEAVDINSENNLLFSVKTDVLGQYSYSTLVQKNIESGKTELLTFFPERVDSLADGAIIQIRNRYGIVRIRTADGTIIPFESFLSMHGQALIKQGMLDSCQTSPDGRWISFIEPISPAYGRLVLYDVQKGARYILAEKIKRAVQALSWAPDSSAFILEKDLNLYFLRPQWFETTSSIETIQRKIGSGTIETIQWISSANLLAVQGNAVYKIGVSEIFARSFYTPIVQIGTLVGSLPFAFDPSRDVLSLSPDAATAVFVKDKRHVYHCSLYGDDYLVSESFQSVPYLLLSGNNADIKIYWLKGRNPIIYSAAIREGNLSIEVRKLVYKNGSGFFKTIAIPNNAQLLAVSPAGEKLAFAHTNGFFIYDVQTERIILQRDGERAVSAAWQNEDRVCIGGMQSLQSFSVSGGDSLFLLYSQVSAFSWSRSEKSVLAEVRTAAHEKPQIIRYLDNLKWERELYEALAAHKTFNAAYRVYIDYQGGFFSNMIYLRSLYSNTTAALYAGLPAYIKRRPSKPVSAPKNTPGFFTHGMRNGGKEVALVFDLVDNIEGLPEILYVLKTHSITGTFFINGEAIRRHPVAVKEIALCGHQCGSLFFTSWNIATPEYRIDEAFISQGLARNEDDFYAATGKELSLVWHTPFYVSSPMVLKAGRKSGYTFISPDVSVPDWINSQSSVAVPKLYRPAADLVELCISQTQPGSIIPIRIGRQDSGDRCDYLYEHVELLINALSEEGYTIVPLQKLMQTR, encoded by the coding sequence ATGAAACATGCCATGCGATATTTTTCTTTACTGACAGTATTTTTTTCTTGTTGTTTTTTTGTTTCCGCACTGACATCATTTGAAGCTGTTGATATAAACAGCGAAAACAATCTTTTGTTTTCAGTTAAAACTGATGTTTTGGGGCAGTACTCATACTCAACCTTGGTACAAAAAAATATTGAGAGCGGAAAAACCGAGCTGCTTACTTTTTTTCCCGAAAGAGTTGATTCGCTTGCAGACGGAGCCATAATTCAAATACGGAATCGATACGGCATTGTACGGATACGTACTGCCGACGGAACAATTATTCCATTTGAATCGTTTTTATCTATGCACGGGCAGGCTTTGATTAAACAAGGAATGCTTGACAGCTGTCAAACTTCGCCCGACGGGCGATGGATTTCTTTTATTGAGCCGATTTCTCCCGCATACGGCAGGCTTGTGCTGTATGATGTGCAGAAGGGCGCCCGATATATTCTTGCAGAAAAAATAAAACGGGCGGTGCAAGCGCTTTCATGGGCGCCGGACTCTTCGGCTTTTATTTTAGAAAAAGATTTAAATTTATATTTTTTGCGCCCTCAATGGTTTGAGACAACCAGCAGTATCGAAACTATTCAGAGAAAAATAGGATCCGGAACTATTGAAACTATTCAATGGATTTCCTCTGCAAATCTTTTAGCTGTGCAAGGAAATGCGGTATATAAAATCGGCGTTTCGGAAATATTTGCCCGCTCTTTTTATACGCCGATTGTTCAAATAGGTACGTTAGTCGGAAGTTTGCCCTTTGCCTTTGATCCTTCCCGCGATGTGCTATCTCTTTCGCCCGATGCGGCGACCGCGGTATTTGTAAAAGATAAACGGCATGTATATCACTGCTCGTTATACGGAGATGATTATCTTGTCTCTGAATCCTTTCAATCGGTGCCGTATCTGCTGCTTTCGGGAAATAATGCGGATATTAAAATATACTGGCTAAAAGGCAGAAATCCGATTATATATTCCGCCGCAATCAGGGAGGGGAATCTTTCGATTGAGGTGCGGAAACTTGTGTATAAAAACGGAAGCGGATTTTTCAAAACCATTGCAATTCCCAACAATGCTCAGCTGCTTGCAGTTTCTCCCGCAGGAGAAAAACTTGCCTTTGCCCATACCAACGGTTTTTTCATTTATGATGTGCAGACTGAGCGGATTATTTTGCAGAGAGACGGAGAAAGGGCGGTATCTGCAGCATGGCAAAATGAGGACAGGGTATGTATTGGTGGTATGCAAAGTCTTCAATCTTTTTCGGTAAGCGGCGGCGATTCTTTATTTTTACTGTATTCGCAAGTTTCCGCTTTTAGCTGGAGCAGGTCAGAAAAATCCGTTCTTGCCGAGGTGCGGACGGCAGCGCATGAAAAACCGCAGATAATCCGCTATCTTGATAATTTAAAATGGGAGCGGGAGTTGTATGAAGCACTTGCCGCACATAAAACCTTTAATGCGGCATATCGGGTGTATATTGATTATCAGGGAGGCTTTTTTTCAAACATGATTTATCTGCGGTCTTTGTATTCGAATACTACCGCTGCCTTGTATGCAGGTTTACCCGCATACATAAAAAGACGCCCTTCCAAACCTGTTTCCGCACCGAAAAATACTCCGGGCTTTTTTACTCACGGAATGAGAAACGGCGGCAAGGAAGTTGCCTTGGTTTTTGACCTTGTTGATAATATTGAAGGATTGCCCGAAATTCTTTATGTATTAAAAACGCATAGTATTACCGGCACTTTTTTTATTAACGGAGAGGCAATACGGCGCCATCCTGTTGCGGTAAAAGAAATTGCACTTTGCGGGCATCAATGCGGCTCTCTTTTTTTTACTTCGTGGAATATTGCAACCCCGGAATACCGCATAGATGAAGCTTTTATCAGTCAGGGGCTTGCGCGCAATGAAGATGATTTTTATGCTGCAACGGGCAAGGAGCTTTCCCTTGTCTGGCACACTCCTTTTTATGTGAGCTCCCCCATGGTTCTTAAAGCGGGAAGAAAATCCGGCTACACCTTTATTTCTCCCGATGTAAGCGTTCCCGACTGGATAAACAGTCAAAGCAGCGTTGCCGTGCCGAAATTATACCGCCCCGCAGCCGACCTCGTTGAACTTTGCATAAGTCAAACTCAGCCCGGCTCAATTATTCCCATACGTATCGGCAGACAAGATTCAGGCGATCGCTGCGATTATTTGTATGAACATGTGGAGTTGCTTATCAATGCGCTTTCAGAAGAGGGCTACACAATCGTACCGCTCCAAAAACTTATGCAGACAAGATGA